One window from the genome of SAR202 cluster bacterium encodes:
- a CDS encoding dienelactone hydrolase family protein, translating into MPAKWIDLKVDGKTMPAYVADPEGPGKRPAVVVIQEVFGVNSNIQDLTNRVANAGYVAIAPDLFWRGGAKRTFGYGQAPDADARAKAVAAFRDDEIVKDINASIDWLRRHPNVGRGGIGITGFCVGGRITYLAAARCPEIAAASVYYGGRIFLPFGEGPSPFDLTSKIKCPVMGNFGELDKNPTPDEVRKIEAALKQHKVPYDFKIYPNADHGFVCDERSSYHAESNRDAWSRTLSWFARHLHPEK; encoded by the coding sequence ATGCCAGCCAAATGGATAGACCTTAAAGTCGACGGCAAGACCATGCCCGCCTACGTCGCCGATCCCGAAGGCCCCGGCAAGCGCCCCGCCGTCGTCGTCATCCAGGAAGTCTTCGGCGTCAATTCCAATATCCAGGACCTCACCAACCGTGTCGCCAATGCCGGCTACGTCGCCATCGCCCCAGACCTCTTCTGGCGAGGCGGCGCCAAGCGCACCTTCGGCTACGGCCAGGCCCCTGACGCCGACGCCCGCGCCAAGGCCGTCGCCGCCTTCCGCGACGACGAAATCGTAAAAGATATCAACGCCTCCATCGACTGGCTGCGCCGCCATCCCAACGTCGGTCGGGGCGGCATCGGCATCACCGGCTTCTGCGTCGGCGGTCGCATCACCTACCTCGCCGCCGCGCGATGCCCTGAAATCGCCGCCGCCTCCGTCTACTACGGCGGACGCATCTTCCTCCCCTTCGGCGAAGGCCCCTCTCCCTTCGACCTCACCTCCAAAATCAAGTGCCCTGTCATGGGCAACTTCGGCGAGCTCGACAAAAACCCCACCCCTGACGAGGTCCGTAAAATCGAGGCCGCCCTAAAGCAGCACAAAGTCCCCTACGACTTCAAAATCTACCCCAACGCCGACCACGGCTTCGTCTGCGACGAGCGCTCCAGCTACCACGCCGAATCCAACCGCGACGCCTGGTCCCGCACCCTCTCCTGGTTCGCCCGCCACCTCCACCCCGAAAAATAG
- a CDS encoding HIT domain-containing protein: MTQKRYCVFCEIIAGREPATVHYQDEDVIVISNRLTWTPVMLLAIPKKHMTQSEMWRDSVMERLGRALVMMGEKVCPGGYRMVSNVGRDAMQSQEHGHIHLLGGMALGPYA, translated from the coding sequence ATGACACAGAAGAGGTATTGCGTGTTTTGCGAGATTATTGCGGGGCGGGAGCCGGCGACGGTGCATTATCAGGATGAGGATGTGATTGTGATATCAAATCGATTGACGTGGACGCCGGTGATGCTGCTGGCGATACCGAAGAAGCACATGACGCAGTCGGAGATGTGGAGGGATTCGGTGATGGAGCGGCTGGGGAGGGCGCTGGTGATGATGGGGGAGAAGGTGTGCCCGGGTGGGTACAGGATGGTGTCGAACGTAGGGCGGGACGCGATGCAGAGCCAGGAGCACGGGCATATTCATTTGCTGGGAGGGATGGCGTTGGGGCCGTATGCGTAG
- a CDS encoding AAA family ATPase, translating into MESLGNILKRLTVNATSKSTSNGGGSYPEPKDDGGDECPVCNGLGWVSHKAPRGHPDFGQVFPCRCQREKTAPQRQEMLQRFSGLSEEMLSRMTFEGFEVNAPGADAEERSTLQHALIAAKSFASDAQGWLLLTGPNGCGKTHLSVAISGERIRLGQMVFFTMVPDLLDHLRSTFNPNSPVEYDQLFEMVKTVPLLILDDMGAESSTAWAQEKMFQITVHRHNHRLPMVITTNLSMEQMEKAQPRLASRLKDVTLVNWLPLAAPDRRDSQKGGRASEQKRQPRGR; encoded by the coding sequence ATGGAAAGTCTGGGAAATATACTGAAGCGACTGACCGTAAACGCCACCTCAAAGAGTACGTCCAACGGCGGGGGAAGCTACCCGGAACCTAAAGATGACGGTGGAGATGAGTGCCCGGTATGCAATGGGCTGGGATGGGTAAGCCATAAGGCGCCCAGGGGACACCCGGACTTTGGTCAGGTTTTCCCATGCCGGTGCCAGCGGGAGAAGACGGCACCGCAACGGCAGGAGATGCTGCAGAGGTTCAGCGGACTGTCGGAGGAGATGCTGTCGCGGATGACCTTTGAGGGTTTTGAGGTCAACGCGCCTGGGGCGGACGCGGAAGAGCGGTCGACATTGCAGCACGCGTTGATAGCGGCCAAGAGCTTCGCCAGCGATGCCCAGGGGTGGCTGCTGCTAACGGGGCCTAACGGCTGCGGGAAGACACACCTTTCGGTGGCGATTTCGGGGGAGAGGATCAGGCTGGGGCAGATGGTGTTTTTCACCATGGTGCCGGACTTGCTGGACCATCTGCGTTCCACGTTCAACCCGAACAGCCCTGTGGAATATGACCAGCTGTTTGAGATGGTGAAGACGGTGCCGCTTTTGATATTGGACGACATGGGGGCGGAGAGCAGCACGGCGTGGGCTCAGGAGAAGATGTTCCAGATTACGGTGCATAGGCATAACCACAGGCTGCCGATGGTTATAACGACGAATCTATCGATGGAGCAGATGGAGAAGGCGCAGCCGAGGCTGGCGTCGAGGCTGAAGGATGTGACGTTGGTGAACTGGCTGCCGCTGGCGGCGCCGGACCGGAGGGATTCGCAGAAGGGCGGCAGGGCATCAGAGCAGAAGCGGCAGCCCAGGGGCCGGTAG
- a CDS encoding DnaD domain protein: protein MTSPVFPRGTSFTPVPDPLLGNVLQSVEDVRELKCILRTLWHLHRKKGAFRYVTLTELAQDPVLAPLGLEVVGQIMGRAVQQGIFARGVASSDGRATPIFVLNIETDRRALAHAIAKGLSAAEGIVGEDGVVELPLKRPNIFELYQKTINLTISPTLVDILREAEKEYAEEWIREAFFEAERVGARNWRYVETILKRWKAEGKQDGKSGKYTEATDRKRHLKEYVQRRGKLPGT from the coding sequence GTGACGTCGCCGGTGTTTCCGAGGGGGACCAGCTTTACACCAGTGCCGGACCCGCTGCTGGGTAACGTCTTGCAGTCGGTGGAGGACGTGAGGGAGCTGAAGTGCATACTGAGGACTTTGTGGCACTTACACCGCAAGAAGGGAGCTTTTCGATACGTGACGCTGACGGAGCTGGCGCAGGACCCGGTGCTGGCGCCGCTGGGGTTGGAGGTGGTGGGGCAAATTATGGGGAGGGCGGTGCAGCAGGGGATTTTCGCGAGGGGAGTGGCGTCATCGGACGGGAGGGCGACGCCGATATTTGTGCTGAACATTGAGACGGACAGGCGGGCGTTGGCACACGCCATTGCCAAGGGGCTGTCGGCGGCGGAAGGGATAGTGGGGGAGGACGGGGTGGTAGAATTGCCGTTAAAGAGGCCGAATATCTTTGAGCTTTATCAGAAAACGATAAATTTGACGATATCTCCCACTCTGGTGGATATATTGCGGGAAGCGGAAAAGGAATATGCTGAGGAGTGGATAAGGGAGGCGTTTTTTGAGGCGGAAAGGGTGGGAGCTAGAAACTGGCGGTATGTAGAGACAATACTTAAGAGGTGGAAAGCCGAAGGGAAGCAAGATGGAAAGTCTGGGAAATATACTGAAGCGACTGACCGTAAACGCCACCTCAAAGAGTACGTCCAACGGCGGGGGAAGCTACCCGGAACCTAA
- the dnaB gene encoding replicative DNA helicase, whose amino-acid sequence MYQERLQPHDVEAEEAVIGSLLIDSEAILKVVHLLKPEDFYRERNAFCYEACIALFQRREAVNQVTVTHELGLKSRLDPVGGAAYLSHLVSAVPTSVHVEHYARIVARTATMRRLIRAASEIAAMGYDGTSDEVATLNRAENLLFGVRSGHAGREFVALREILDQYLEERSALVEPNVKIKAPVATGFDSMDEVLGGLQPSDLLILAARPSVGKSTLAVNMAVSAAKGESTVGIFSLEMSKEQLALRILASESRVETQFLRRGLYSAEDEQRIISAIGGLSELAIYIDDTPLQGIMEMRAKARRLHMERNLDLLVVDYLQLISMEGSRGSNRVQEISEISRALKGLARDLNIPVLAVSQLSRAVEMRPTHRPQLSDLRESGSIEQDADVVMFIYREDLYVTEEEWMQRHPEGTIYPRNVAEIIIAKHRHGPTDTFKLLFNNRLVRFEPAPLDLEYASP is encoded by the coding sequence ATGTACCAAGAGCGGCTGCAGCCCCACGACGTGGAGGCGGAGGAAGCGGTAATAGGTTCGCTGCTGATAGACAGCGAGGCTATCCTTAAGGTCGTTCACCTGCTGAAGCCCGAGGACTTCTATCGAGAGCGCAACGCCTTCTGCTATGAGGCGTGCATTGCATTATTCCAGCGGCGCGAGGCCGTAAACCAGGTTACCGTCACCCACGAACTGGGACTGAAGAGCCGCCTGGACCCTGTGGGGGGCGCGGCCTATCTAAGCCATCTGGTATCGGCGGTGCCGACGTCGGTGCATGTGGAGCACTATGCCCGGATTGTGGCCAGGACGGCGACTATGCGCAGGCTGATTAGGGCGGCGTCTGAGATAGCGGCCATGGGGTATGACGGGACGTCGGACGAGGTGGCGACGCTGAACAGGGCGGAGAACCTGCTGTTCGGGGTGAGGTCCGGCCATGCGGGGCGGGAGTTTGTGGCCCTGCGGGAGATACTGGACCAGTACCTGGAGGAGAGGTCGGCGCTGGTGGAGCCAAACGTCAAGATCAAGGCGCCGGTGGCGACGGGATTCGATTCGATGGACGAGGTGCTGGGAGGGCTGCAGCCTTCCGACCTGTTGATACTGGCGGCGCGGCCCAGCGTTGGGAAGAGCACGCTGGCGGTAAACATGGCGGTGAGCGCAGCCAAGGGCGAGTCCACGGTGGGGATATTCAGCCTGGAGATGAGCAAGGAGCAGCTGGCGCTGAGGATACTGGCCAGCGAGTCGCGAGTGGAGACGCAGTTCTTGCGCCGAGGTTTATACTCCGCAGAAGATGAGCAGAGGATTATCAGCGCCATAGGGGGACTTTCCGAACTGGCGATATACATTGACGACACGCCGCTGCAGGGGATTATGGAGATGAGGGCTAAGGCGCGCCGTTTGCATATGGAGAGGAACCTGGACCTGCTGGTGGTGGACTATTTGCAGCTTATCAGCATGGAGGGGAGCCGGGGGAGCAACCGAGTGCAGGAGATAAGCGAGATTTCCAGGGCGCTGAAGGGGCTGGCGCGGGACCTGAACATCCCGGTGCTGGCGGTGTCGCAGTTGAGCAGGGCGGTGGAGATGAGACCGACACATCGACCGCAGTTGTCGGACCTGAGGGAGAGCGGGAGCATCGAGCAGGACGCCGACGTGGTGATGTTTATATATCGCGAGGACCTGTATGTGACGGAGGAGGAGTGGATGCAGCGGCACCCGGAGGGGACGATATATCCGAGGAACGTGGCGGAGATAATCATAGCGAAGCACCGGCACGGGCCGACGGACACGTTCAAGCTGCTGTTCAACAACCGGCTGGTGCGGTTTGAGCCGGCGCCGCTGGACCTGGAATACGCGTCGCCGTGA
- the rplI gene encoding 50S ribosomal protein L9 has product MQVLFLEDVTNVANAGEVKEVARGYARNYLFPKKLATAATPETLKRVNKIEKVAEVRRNQEMEAAKSVAGKMGEVTLKLRGRVGPTGQYYGAISVTRIIEELEAATGQKVERRVVELSQPIREPGTYKVSLRLHQEVAPEITVVAEAEGETLVLEEPEEPEEKGEEREEAETEEEKEK; this is encoded by the coding sequence GTGCAAGTACTGTTTCTGGAAGATGTAACTAACGTGGCAAACGCCGGAGAGGTGAAAGAGGTGGCCCGCGGCTATGCGAGGAATTATCTTTTTCCCAAGAAGCTGGCCACGGCGGCCACGCCCGAGACGTTGAAGAGGGTCAACAAGATAGAAAAGGTTGCCGAGGTGCGGCGCAATCAGGAGATGGAAGCGGCGAAGAGTGTTGCCGGTAAGATGGGCGAGGTTACGCTTAAGCTGCGGGGACGGGTGGGGCCGACGGGCCAGTACTACGGCGCGATTTCTGTAACGAGGATTATTGAAGAGCTGGAGGCGGCCACAGGCCAGAAGGTAGAGCGCCGGGTGGTTGAGCTAAGCCAGCCGATTCGCGAGCCGGGGACGTATAAGGTAAGCCTGCGGCTGCACCAGGAAGTGGCGCCGGAGATAACGGTGGTGGCGGAGGCGGAGGGCGAGACGCTGGTGCTGGAGGAGCCGGAAGAACCGGAGGAGAAGGGTGAGGAGAGGGAAGAGGCGGAAACCGAGGAAGAAAAGGAGAAGTAG
- a CDS encoding MBL fold metallo-hydrolase, which yields MEKVRIGDVEVWALLDFVPPPYTPENFFPTIPIEAWEVYRDDVLNKDGLLQLYYGSFAIRSQGKTIMVDTGMGPGPHPQRGNLPGNLVGFMRSVGVRPEEVDFVVHTHLHGDHVGWNVVGGKPSFPRAKFLASKADWEYFTSPDLLPKNPKVKECVMPLQGMGRLELIGGGHAITSEVSTVSTPGHTPGHMTIAINSQGEKGMVVGDLIQSVVQVMEPGWNSRHDIDRQKAYETRIRMAERIEREGIVMAAGHFPTGRHFGRIVRVDGRRYWRVEGERGGK from the coding sequence TTGGAGAAGGTAAGGATTGGGGATGTGGAGGTGTGGGCGCTACTGGACTTTGTGCCGCCGCCGTACACGCCGGAGAATTTTTTCCCGACTATACCCATCGAGGCGTGGGAGGTGTATCGGGATGATGTGCTGAACAAGGATGGGCTGCTGCAACTTTATTACGGGAGCTTTGCGATTCGGTCCCAGGGGAAGACTATAATGGTGGATACGGGTATGGGGCCGGGGCCGCATCCGCAGCGTGGGAACTTGCCGGGGAACCTGGTGGGGTTTATGCGGTCGGTGGGGGTGAGGCCGGAGGAGGTGGACTTTGTGGTGCACACGCACCTGCACGGCGACCACGTGGGGTGGAATGTGGTGGGCGGGAAGCCGTCTTTCCCCAGAGCGAAGTTCCTGGCCTCCAAGGCGGACTGGGAGTATTTCACAAGCCCGGATCTGCTGCCGAAGAACCCGAAGGTGAAGGAGTGCGTGATGCCGCTGCAGGGGATGGGCCGGCTGGAGTTAATTGGAGGGGGACATGCTATCACGTCGGAGGTGTCGACGGTGTCGACGCCGGGGCATACGCCCGGGCACATGACCATCGCGATAAACTCGCAGGGGGAGAAGGGGATGGTCGTTGGGGACCTGATACAGAGCGTGGTGCAGGTGATGGAGCCCGGGTGGAACTCCAGGCATGATATCGACCGGCAGAAGGCATATGAGACTAGGATCCGTATGGCGGAGAGGATTGAGAGGGAGGGGATAGTGATGGCGGCGGGGCATTTCCCGACGGGGAGACATTTTGGGAGGATTGTGAGGGTGGACGGGAGGCGGTACTGGCGGGTAGAGGGTGAGAGGGGAGGGAAGTGA
- a CDS encoding adenine phosphoribosyltransferase, whose amino-acid sequence MELKSYIRDIPDFPKFGIIFKDITPLLQSPAAFRYVVDEFAGHYESRRIDAILAIEARGFLLGSALAYKMGKPLVPVRKRGKLPFQTVSVTYALEYGSDTVEIHRDGIMEGHRVLIVDDVLATGGTMAAACKLVQESGGKVEGLAVLMELAFLEGRKNLPGYDIFTLIQY is encoded by the coding sequence ATGGAGTTAAAGTCTTACATTCGAGACATACCGGACTTTCCGAAGTTCGGGATTATCTTCAAAGACATCACGCCGTTGCTGCAGAGTCCTGCGGCCTTTCGATATGTGGTCGATGAATTCGCGGGGCATTATGAGAGCCGGAGAATAGACGCTATCCTGGCGATTGAGGCGCGGGGGTTCCTGCTGGGGTCGGCGCTGGCGTACAAGATGGGGAAGCCGCTGGTGCCGGTGCGGAAGCGGGGGAAGCTGCCGTTCCAGACGGTATCGGTGACGTACGCGCTGGAATACGGGTCGGACACGGTGGAGATACATCGTGATGGGATTATGGAGGGGCATCGAGTGCTGATTGTGGACGACGTGCTGGCGACGGGGGGGACAATGGCGGCGGCGTGCAAGTTGGTGCAGGAGTCGGGAGGAAAGGTGGAGGGGCTGGCGGTGCTGATGGAGCTAGCGTTTTTGGAGGGGAGGAAAAACCTGCCAGGGTACGACATTTTCACGCTGATACAGTATTAG
- a CDS encoding MoxR family ATPase, with product MLDADSLIKNVTNAVVTRESTVRLLAVSLLAGGHLLLRDLPGVGKTLLARSLARSILGSFKRIQFTADLLPSDVTGSAVFRQAEGRFDFVPGPVFANILMADEINRASPRTQSALLEAMAEGHVTVDGQKHPLPDPFWVVATQNDLDEYGAFPLPRAQMDRFMMVLGLGYPDLAGQVQILERNQRGDPTVDPVLTTDRLKEMQQEVKAVQVAPLLREYIARLVVSTHSHPGLELGVSPRGAVHLQRASQAWAALDGSPFVLPEHVRHVAPLVLQHRLLPKSSASSQEVIEDILTSTPVPL from the coding sequence GTGCTGGACGCCGATAGTCTGATAAAAAACGTCACCAACGCCGTAGTCACCCGGGAGTCCACCGTACGTCTCCTCGCCGTCAGCCTCCTGGCCGGCGGCCACCTCCTCCTCCGAGACCTCCCCGGCGTCGGCAAGACCCTCCTCGCCCGCTCCCTCGCTCGCTCCATCCTCGGTAGCTTCAAGCGTATCCAGTTCACCGCCGACCTCCTCCCCTCCGATGTTACTGGCTCCGCCGTCTTCCGTCAGGCCGAAGGCCGCTTCGACTTTGTTCCAGGCCCCGTCTTCGCCAACATCCTCATGGCCGATGAGATTAACCGCGCCAGCCCCAGGACCCAGTCCGCCCTTCTCGAGGCCATGGCAGAAGGCCATGTCACCGTAGACGGCCAAAAACATCCCTTGCCGGACCCCTTCTGGGTCGTCGCCACCCAGAATGACTTAGATGAGTACGGCGCCTTCCCTCTGCCTCGCGCCCAGATGGACCGGTTCATGATGGTATTGGGCCTTGGTTATCCCGACCTGGCCGGCCAGGTCCAAATCCTGGAGCGAAACCAGCGCGGCGACCCTACCGTAGATCCCGTCCTCACCACCGACAGACTGAAAGAAATGCAGCAAGAAGTCAAGGCGGTGCAAGTCGCTCCTCTCCTCCGAGAGTACATCGCCCGCCTGGTCGTCTCTACCCACAGCCACCCTGGTCTGGAACTGGGCGTCAGCCCTCGCGGCGCCGTCCACCTCCAGCGCGCCTCCCAGGCCTGGGCCGCCCTGGATGGCTCCCCCTTCGTCCTCCCTGAGCACGTCCGGCATGTGGCTCCGCTCGTCCTCCAGCACCGCCTCCTACCCAAGTCCTCCGCCTCCTCTCAGGAAGTCATCGAGGACATCCTAACCAGCACACCCGTGCCGCTGTAG
- a CDS encoding DUF58 domain-containing protein, producing the protein MPLRGQSRRSNHLGSRSSSILPVSTGDFRGTRRFQPGDLPRSIHWRNSARRGHLMVKEFDEGSSVSVAFALLPGLSSGEGRDAPLEYGIRAAASVARWCRSQAIPFRMWPTPPSDASTHWHDFLDFLAGLDSAHLKDASPPSGLASSDVLILAASPQNVSRLHSFTARSRRRPIALLFQGFDLNDDGPINPLPRSLDIEVVPCPQGGLESSLASLIHLISADSLSPAPGLRP; encoded by the coding sequence ATTCCCCTGCGAGGCCAGTCCCGCCGCAGCAACCACTTGGGCAGCCGCTCCTCCAGCATCCTCCCCGTATCCACAGGCGATTTCAGAGGCACGCGCCGGTTCCAGCCGGGAGACCTGCCCCGCAGCATCCACTGGCGAAACTCCGCCCGCCGAGGTCATCTTATGGTCAAGGAGTTCGATGAAGGCTCCTCTGTCTCCGTCGCCTTCGCACTCCTCCCCGGCCTTTCCTCCGGCGAGGGCCGCGACGCCCCCCTGGAGTACGGCATCCGCGCCGCCGCCAGCGTCGCCCGGTGGTGCCGCTCCCAGGCCATCCCCTTCCGAATGTGGCCCACCCCTCCTTCCGATGCTTCCACCCACTGGCACGATTTCCTGGACTTCCTCGCTGGGCTGGACAGCGCGCACCTTAAGGACGCTTCCCCTCCCAGTGGACTGGCCTCCTCTGATGTCCTCATCCTGGCCGCTTCACCCCAAAACGTCTCCCGCCTCCACTCCTTCACCGCCCGCTCCCGCCGAAGGCCCATCGCGCTGCTGTTCCAAGGCTTCGACCTCAATGATGATGGCCCTATAAACCCGTTACCAAGGAGCTTGGACATAGAGGTGGTCCCCTGCCCCCAGGGTGGCCTGGAGTCCTCCCTCGCCTCCCTTATCCACCTCATCTCCGCCGACTCCCTATCCCCCGCTCCAGGCCTTAGACCATGA